A genomic window from Populus nigra chromosome 7, ddPopNigr1.1, whole genome shotgun sequence includes:
- the LOC133699472 gene encoding monothiol glutaredoxin-S17 encodes MGGSVKDVKSKAELDNITKSGEAVIIHFWATWCDASKQMDQVFSHLSTDFPKTHFLRVEAEEQPEISEAFSVSSVPYFVFLKDGKTVDTLEGADPSSLANKVAKVAGSAKPGEPAAPASLGMAAGPTVLETVKEFTKENGSSQQANQVQPGLSDALKNRLQQLIGSHPVMLFMKGNAEAPKCGFSRKVVDILKGENVKFGTFDILSDIEVREGLKLFSNWPTFPQLYCKGELLGGCDIVIAMHECGELNEVFRDHGIDTIVSNEAKVSGSENGKGGIAQSTGLSMTLTSRLESLVNSSPVMLFMKGKPTEPKCGFSGKVVEILQEEKAKFETFDILTDEEVRQGLKVYSNWSSYPQLYIKGELIGGSDIVLEMQKSGELKKILIEKGIVQKETMEDRLKSLITSSPVMLFMKGTPDAPRCGFSSKVVNALKEEGVSFESFDILSDEEVRQGLKVFSNWPTFPQLYYKGELIGGCDIIMELRDNGELKSTLSE; translated from the exons ATGGGTGGGTCAGTGAAGGACGTGAAATCAAAGGCTGAACTTGATAACATAACCAAAAGTGGAGAAGCAGTGATCATTCACTTCTGGGCAACATGGTGTGATGCTTCAAAACAAATGGACCAAGTCTTTTCTCATCTCTCCACTGATTTCCCCAAGACCCACTTTCTCAGG GTTGAAGCAGAGGAGCAACCAGAGATATCAGAGGCCTTTTCAGTCTCTTCTGTgccttattttgttttcttgaag GATGGCAAGACAGTTGATACATTGGAAGGTGCAGATCCATCCAGTTTGGCAAACAAAGTTGCTAAAGTTGCTGGCTCAGCTAAACCAGGAGAACCTGCAGCCCCTGCCAGCCTTGGAATGGCTGCTGGACCTACTGTTCTTGAAACAGTCAAAGAGTTCACCAAAGAAAATGGCTCCTCACAACAAGCAAACCAAGTGCAACCTGGCCTCAGTGATGCATTAAAAAATCGATTGCAGCAGTTGATTGGCTCTCACCCTGTCATGCTATTCATGAAAGGGAATGCTGAAGCGCCTAAGTGTGGGTTTAGCCGAAAAGTTGTTGATATTTTGAAGGGTGAAAATGTGAAATTTGGAACTTTTGATATCCTCTCTGACATTGAGGTTCGTGAGGGGTTGAAGTTGTTCTCGAACTGGCCCACATTTCCTCAGCTCTACTGCAAGGGAGAGCTTCTTGGCGGATGTGACATCGTAATTGCAATGCATGAGTGTGGTGAATTAAATGAAGTTTTCAGAGACCATGGAATTGATACTATTGTTTCCAATGAGGCAAAAGTGAGTGGAAGTGAAAATGGAAAGGGTGGCATTGCACAATCCACTGGATTGAGTATGACCTTGACCTCCAGACTTGAAAGCCTGGTTAATTCAAGCCCAGTTATGTTGTTTATGAAGGGAAAACCTACTGAACCAAAGTGTGGTTTCAGTGGGAAGGTAGTTGAAATCCTTCAAGAGGAAAAAGCGAAGTTTGAGACCTTTGATATTCTCACCGATGAAGAAGTCCGTCAGGGGCTTAAAGTTTATTCCAACTGGTCCAGTTACCCGCAACTGTACATCAAAGGTGAACTTATTGGTGGATCAGACATTGTGCTGGAGATGCAGAAAAGTGGGGAACTTAAAAAGATTTTGATTGAGAAAGGTATTGTTCAGAAGGAGACCATGGAAGATCGCTTAAAGAGCCTGATTACTTCTTCACCAGTGATGCTCTTCATGAAGGGTACCCCAGATGCCCCCAGATGTGGTTTCAGTTCCAAAGTTGTAAATGCCCTGAAGGAGGAGGGTGTAAGTTTTGAATCCTTTGACATTTTATCAGATGAGGAAGTGAGGCAGGGACTGAAGGTCTTCTCAAACTGGCCAACCTTTCCTCAGCTTTATTACAAAGGTGAGCTAATAGGTGGTTGTGATATTATAATGGAGCTGCGAGACAATGGAGAACTGAAATCTACCCTATCCGAGTAG